One Arthrobacter sp. FW306-07-I genomic window carries:
- a CDS encoding hemolysin family protein yields the protein MTQLLLVAVALVFLAVAAVLTAAEAAFSFLPRHDAEEALHRSRGTAMRRILAEPVAHTRALRFWRVWFEMASAVAVAVLIASLLDNVWVAGLVATGIMALLGFVIVGVSPRQLGRLHSTAVVRFTAPMVRFLTSVLGPVPGWLVAIGSSAAPGAPGGDDAFFSEQEFRELVDRASESDMIEDTEAEMIQSVFDFGDTLVRAVMVPRTDIVSIDAGSSLHQAMSLFLRSGYSRIPVINENTDHILGIIYLKDVAAVIHQLAAGQEPPLVESLAREVRYVPESKPVSDLLRELQKESTHVAIVIDEYGGTAGLVTLEDLIEEIVGEIVDEYDTESAEAVALDDGSYRVSARMGIDDLGELFDLEIDDDEVDTVGGLLAKALGRVPIVGSSVEVQGVSLRAERLEGRRNRVSHIIAAPVPRVETDLEGLLEEAEATQQGVPREQEK from the coding sequence GTGACGCAACTGCTCCTGGTCGCGGTGGCACTGGTTTTCCTTGCCGTCGCGGCCGTGCTGACCGCGGCCGAGGCCGCCTTCAGTTTCCTTCCCCGCCACGACGCCGAAGAGGCACTGCACCGGAGCCGCGGCACTGCCATGCGGCGCATCCTTGCCGAACCCGTGGCCCACACCCGGGCCCTGCGGTTCTGGCGCGTCTGGTTCGAGATGGCCTCCGCCGTCGCCGTTGCGGTGCTGATCGCCAGCCTGCTGGACAACGTGTGGGTCGCCGGCCTGGTGGCGACCGGCATCATGGCGCTTCTGGGCTTCGTGATCGTGGGTGTTTCGCCCCGGCAGCTCGGCCGGCTGCATTCCACGGCTGTTGTCCGCTTCACCGCCCCGATGGTCCGGTTCCTCACCAGCGTGCTGGGACCGGTTCCGGGCTGGCTTGTTGCCATCGGGAGCTCGGCAGCCCCCGGAGCGCCCGGCGGCGACGATGCGTTTTTCAGCGAGCAGGAGTTCCGGGAGCTCGTGGACCGGGCCAGTGAATCCGACATGATCGAAGACACCGAGGCGGAGATGATCCAATCGGTATTCGACTTTGGCGACACCCTGGTGCGGGCTGTCATGGTCCCCAGGACGGACATCGTCAGCATCGACGCCGGCTCCAGCCTGCACCAGGCAATGTCCCTCTTCCTGCGCTCGGGCTACTCCCGCATCCCCGTCATCAACGAGAATACGGACCACATCCTTGGCATCATCTACCTCAAGGACGTGGCCGCGGTCATCCACCAACTGGCAGCCGGCCAGGAACCACCCCTGGTGGAGTCGCTGGCCCGCGAAGTCCGCTACGTGCCGGAGTCAAAGCCCGTCAGCGACCTCCTGCGCGAGTTGCAGAAGGAATCCACCCACGTGGCCATCGTCATCGACGAATACGGCGGTACTGCGGGGCTCGTGACCCTCGAGGACCTGATCGAGGAAATCGTGGGCGAGATCGTGGACGAATACGACACCGAGAGCGCGGAAGCCGTGGCACTGGACGACGGCTCCTACCGCGTGAGCGCCCGGATGGGCATCGATGATCTCGGCGAGCTGTTCGACCTGGAGATCGACGACGACGAAGTTGACACCGTGGGTGGCCTCCTCGCAAAGGCGCTTGGCCGCGTCCCGATCGTGGGCAGCAGCGTGGAGGTGCAGGGGGTGTCCCTGCGGGCGGAGCGGCTGGAGGGCCGGCGGAACCGGGTCAGCCACATCATTGCGGCGCCCGTACCAAGAGTAGAGACTGACCTTGAAGGCCTCCTGGAAGAGGCCGAAGCAACCCAGCAGGGAGTTCCACGTGAGCAAGAAAAATAA
- a CDS encoding LCP family protein yields MDRGRDGRDNEADLSAVPGPVSRHANGGAVGAARHLGPLRGMPLWLKTVTGVVALVLVGAIAFGGFWLFRLQNNISKAPLNAGGENTEAAGNDATGRLQILILGSDTRDGKNSEYGTSDDSTGYGKSDVMMLMDISEDNKRVNVISFPRDLLVDIPDCKDRKTGKDYPARTGVMINEAMSEAGIGCAVDTVNKLTGMQVDHFMMADFNAVKELSNAVGGVDVCISDAVYDPDSRLRLPAGTSSVQGEMALAFLRTRHAFADGGDLGRIKAQQGFLSSLTRKIKDEGTLSDPAKMLKIADVVTRNLTVDDGLASVPTLLTIGTRLKDIDISKVAFVAVPTTPAPVDPNRLVIAEPAGAQLFSALRKNVDLTDPNAPASPSPSETASPSPTPTETAPPVPPYNKGIQPVTVANGSGVSGRAQEIVQALVAGGFTQTSQFLAQPVAKTAVYYGNGFADVAADVAALLGIPATLMIPAPGVSGVQVYVGSDFTSGTTYGGGASGGTAPALPQDIVNQTAGDKVCQQANPELIVR; encoded by the coding sequence GTGGATCGAGGCCGCGATGGACGTGACAACGAGGCTGACCTGTCAGCCGTACCGGGACCGGTATCCCGGCACGCAAACGGCGGTGCCGTTGGTGCTGCCCGCCACCTGGGCCCCCTGCGCGGGATGCCGTTGTGGCTGAAAACCGTCACTGGCGTGGTGGCACTGGTCCTCGTGGGCGCGATCGCCTTCGGCGGGTTCTGGCTTTTCCGGCTCCAGAACAACATCTCCAAGGCGCCGCTGAACGCCGGCGGGGAGAACACCGAAGCTGCCGGTAACGATGCAACCGGCCGGCTCCAGATCCTGATTCTCGGTTCGGATACCCGCGACGGGAAGAACTCGGAGTACGGAACTTCCGACGATTCCACCGGCTACGGCAAGTCTGACGTCATGATGCTGATGGACATCTCCGAGGACAACAAGCGCGTCAACGTCATCAGCTTCCCGCGTGACCTGCTGGTGGACATCCCCGACTGCAAGGACAGGAAAACCGGCAAGGACTACCCTGCCCGCACAGGTGTGATGATCAACGAAGCCATGAGCGAGGCCGGCATCGGCTGCGCGGTGGACACCGTCAACAAGCTCACCGGCATGCAGGTGGACCACTTCATGATGGCCGACTTCAATGCCGTGAAGGAGCTGTCCAATGCAGTGGGCGGAGTTGACGTCTGCATCAGCGACGCCGTTTACGATCCCGACTCCCGGCTGCGCCTGCCCGCCGGAACATCGTCAGTGCAGGGTGAAATGGCGCTGGCGTTCCTCCGGACCCGCCACGCTTTTGCCGACGGCGGCGACCTGGGACGGATCAAGGCGCAGCAGGGCTTCCTGTCGTCACTGACCCGCAAGATCAAGGATGAGGGAACACTGTCCGACCCGGCAAAAATGCTAAAGATCGCCGACGTCGTTACCCGGAATTTGACCGTTGATGACGGGCTTGCTTCGGTTCCCACCCTCCTGACCATCGGCACCCGGCTCAAGGACATCGACATCAGCAAGGTGGCGTTCGTGGCGGTGCCCACCACGCCGGCGCCCGTTGATCCCAACCGGCTGGTCATCGCGGAGCCTGCCGGTGCGCAGCTGTTCTCTGCGTTGCGGAAGAACGTGGACCTCACCGATCCCAATGCGCCCGCTTCGCCGTCGCCCAGTGAGACGGCATCACCGTCTCCGACGCCGACTGAGACGGCTCCGCCGGTGCCGCCGTACAACAAGGGCATCCAGCCCGTCACTGTCGCCAACGGAAGCGGGGTCAGCGGCCGCGCGCAGGAAATTGTCCAGGCGTTGGTGGCAGGCGGCTTCACGCAGACCAGCCAGTTCCTCGCCCAGCCGGTGGCCAAGACAGCCGTGTATTACGGCAACGGCTTCGCCGATGTGGCGGCCGACGTCGCCGCCCTGCTGGGGATTCCGGCCACCCTCATGATTCCTGCCCCGGGGGTATCGGGCGTGCAGGTCTATGTGGGCAGCGACTTCACCAGCGGCACCACTTATGGAGGAGGAGCCAGCGGTGGGACGGCGCCGGCTTTGCCGCAGGACATCGTGAACCAGACTGCAGGAGACAAAGTCTGCCAGCAGGCCAACCCTGAGCTGATCGTGCGGTAA
- the era gene encoding GTPase Era: protein MSKKNKAELPNDFGGFRAGFAVLVGRPNAGKSTLTNALVGKKVAITSAKPQTTRHTIRGIVHRDDAQLILVDTPGLHRPRTLLGKRLNDLVADTLAEVDAIGFCLPANEKIGPGDKFIAAQLAAVGRQPVVAIVTKADLVDKQALTEQLLAVAALGREVMGEDGWKDIVPVSAADGFQVETVADVLISHMPPSPPLYPDGELTDEPEAVMVAELIREAALEGVRDELPHSLAVVVEEIVPREDRPDDNPLLDVRVNLYVERPSQKAIIIGKGGSRLREVGTNARKGIEALLGTRIYLDLHVKVAKDWQRDPKQLVKLGF from the coding sequence GTGAGCAAGAAAAATAAGGCCGAATTACCAAACGATTTTGGCGGCTTCCGCGCCGGGTTCGCGGTCCTGGTTGGCAGGCCCAACGCGGGCAAGTCCACCCTGACCAATGCCCTGGTGGGCAAGAAGGTGGCCATCACCTCCGCCAAACCGCAGACCACTCGGCACACCATCCGCGGCATCGTGCACCGTGACGACGCCCAGCTGATCCTCGTGGACACGCCGGGGCTGCACCGTCCCCGTACCCTCCTGGGAAAGCGCCTGAACGACCTTGTGGCAGACACGCTGGCCGAGGTGGACGCCATCGGTTTTTGCCTGCCGGCGAACGAAAAAATCGGTCCCGGTGACAAATTCATCGCAGCCCAGCTTGCCGCCGTCGGCCGCCAACCGGTGGTTGCCATAGTCACCAAGGCAGACCTCGTGGACAAGCAGGCATTGACTGAACAACTCCTTGCGGTTGCGGCCCTGGGGCGCGAAGTGATGGGGGAGGACGGCTGGAAGGACATTGTTCCGGTCTCCGCTGCTGACGGCTTCCAGGTGGAAACGGTCGCCGACGTCCTGATCAGCCACATGCCGCCGTCGCCGCCCCTCTATCCCGACGGCGAACTGACGGATGAGCCCGAAGCGGTCATGGTTGCCGAACTCATCCGCGAAGCTGCCCTGGAGGGGGTCCGTGACGAGCTTCCCCACTCCCTGGCCGTGGTGGTCGAGGAGATCGTCCCCAGGGAGGACCGGCCGGACGACAACCCCCTGCTGGACGTCCGCGTTAACCTCTACGTGGAGCGGCCATCCCAGAAGGCCATCATCATCGGCAAGGGTGGCAGCCGGCTGCGGGAAGTGGGAACCAACGCCCGCAAGGGGATCGAAGCCCTCCTGGGCACCCGGATCTACCTGGATCTTCACGTCAAGGTGGCCAAAGACTGGCAGCGCGACCCGAAACAACTGGTCAAACTGGGTTTCTGA
- a CDS encoding PhoH family protein: MTESANGKRRLNTGEGSPGEFPHSMPGTRTEVVLFENTDQMVQSLGSHDEALRFIEEQFPDVNFHARGNELSISGPVSDVPRIMRLLQEVRGLVARGTVITPAVLQQLVSLLRTQSLQNPVDVLTHDILSSRGRTIRPKTLNQKNYVDAIDANTVIFGIGPAGTGKTYLAMAKAVQALQQKEVSRIILTRPAVEAGERLGFLPGTLSDKIDPYLRPLYDALHDMMDPESIPRLMAAGTIEVAPLAYMRGRTLNDAFIILDEAQNTTPEQMKMFLTRLGFGSKMVVTGDITQVDLPFGTRSGLRIVEEILQGIEGVSFSVLDAADVVRHRLVGDIVNAYSIWDETQRNRVKHSASREKRGEHA; the protein is encoded by the coding sequence ATGACTGAATCAGCAAATGGTAAGCGCCGGCTCAACACGGGCGAAGGCAGTCCGGGGGAATTTCCGCACTCAATGCCCGGCACCCGGACCGAAGTTGTCCTCTTTGAGAACACCGACCAGATGGTTCAGTCACTTGGCAGCCACGACGAGGCGCTGCGCTTTATCGAAGAGCAGTTTCCGGATGTCAATTTCCACGCTCGCGGCAATGAACTGTCGATCAGCGGCCCCGTCAGTGACGTGCCCCGGATCATGCGGCTGCTCCAGGAGGTCCGTGGCCTGGTGGCCAGGGGCACTGTCATCACGCCCGCAGTGCTGCAGCAGCTGGTGTCGCTCCTGCGCACCCAGTCCCTGCAGAATCCCGTGGACGTGCTCACCCACGACATCCTCTCCAGCCGCGGCAGGACCATCCGGCCCAAGACGCTCAACCAGAAGAACTACGTTGACGCCATCGACGCCAACACGGTGATCTTCGGCATCGGGCCCGCCGGCACCGGCAAGACGTACCTGGCCATGGCGAAAGCGGTCCAGGCGCTGCAGCAAAAAGAGGTCAGCAGGATCATCCTCACCCGCCCTGCGGTGGAGGCCGGGGAGCGGCTGGGATTCCTGCCCGGAACGCTCAGCGACAAAATCGACCCCTACCTCAGGCCGCTCTACGACGCCCTGCACGACATGATGGACCCCGAGTCCATCCCGCGTCTCATGGCCGCCGGCACCATCGAGGTGGCCCCTCTGGCGTACATGCGCGGGCGAACCCTCAATGACGCCTTCATCATCCTCGACGAGGCACAAAACACCACGCCGGAACAAATGAAGATGTTCCTCACCCGGCTTGGATTCGGATCCAAGATGGTGGTCACCGGAGACATCACCCAGGTGGACCTGCCCTTCGGAACGCGTTCCGGGCTGCGGATCGTCGAGGAAATCCTGCAGGGAATCGAGGGCGTTAGTTTCTCCGTCCTGGATGCCGCCGACGTTGTACGGCACCGGCTTGTGGGGGACATCGTCAACGCCTACAGCATCTGGGACGAAACCCAGCGGAACCGGGTCAAGCACTCAGCCAGCAGGGAAAAACGGGGGGAACACGCGTGA
- the ybeY gene encoding rRNA maturation RNase YbeY, with the protein MSIEVNNESGIQVEESELVALSRYIFEQLYIHPQAELSILLVDEPAMEKLHIELMDEPGSTDVLSVPMDELTPGTPDRPTPQGMLGDIAICPQVAKVQARNAGHSLQDEMLLLTTHGILHLLGYDHAEPEEKAEMFGLQRELLSGFTGKEAPAETTQ; encoded by the coding sequence GTGAGCATCGAGGTCAACAACGAGTCCGGCATCCAGGTGGAGGAATCGGAGCTCGTGGCCCTGTCGCGGTACATCTTTGAACAGCTCTATATCCACCCGCAGGCCGAACTTTCCATCCTCTTGGTGGACGAACCCGCCATGGAGAAGCTGCACATCGAGCTGATGGACGAACCTGGCTCCACGGACGTGCTCTCGGTCCCCATGGACGAGCTGACCCCCGGGACCCCTGACCGGCCGACGCCCCAGGGCATGCTGGGCGACATCGCCATCTGCCCGCAGGTGGCCAAGGTCCAGGCCCGGAACGCCGGCCATTCGCTCCAGGACGAGATGCTGCTGCTGACCACGCACGGCATCCTGCACCTGCTGGGCTACGACCACGCCGAGCCGGAAGAGAAAGCGGAGATGTTCGGGCTCCAGCGCGAACTCCTGTCCGGCTTCACCGGCAAAGAAGCCCCCGCCGAGACAACCCAGTGA